A window of the Lolium perenne isolate Kyuss_39 chromosome 7, Kyuss_2.0, whole genome shotgun sequence genome harbors these coding sequences:
- the LOC127312418 gene encoding uncharacterized protein, with protein sequence MSSMKPIVVFLVHLAFTFATRCRLLEASCQAPSFTVEAACRAAAGTEYMYELCRDAMRDMSAPENQVSLYALVAAKRALASYGDTVQALAGMLRNASHQDERKAYMLCADRYRDSGDTMRGVADELNGCRFAGLGQRYRDGIAQLESCRDRLFKAMSSPLYAMNLLDRNKAILAYFVGRLLAGVDP encoded by the coding sequence ATGTCATCCATGAAGCCCATAGTTGTCTTCCTCGTCCATCTCGCCTTCACCTTCGCCACGCGCTGCCGCCTTCTCGAGGCCTCATGCCAAGCGCCGTCCTTCACCGTGGAGGCCGCGTGCCGCGCCGCGGCCGGCACGGAGTACATGTACGAGCTCTGCCGCGACGCCATGCGCGACATGAGCGCCCCGGAGAACCAGGTGTCCCTCTACGCGCTCGTCGCCGCCAAGCGTGCCCTGGCGTCCTACGGCGACACGGTGCAAGCGCTGGCCGGGATGCTCCGTAACGCGTCGCACCAAGACGAGAGGAAGGCGTACATGCTGTGCGCGGACAGGTACCGGGACTCTGGCGACACGATGCGGGGCGTCGCCGACGAGCTCAACGGCTGCCGGTTCGCGGGTCTCGGCCAGCGGTACAGGGACGGGATCGCGCAGCTGGAGAGCTGCAGGGACAGGCTGTTCAAGGCCATGTCGTCGCCGCTGTACGCCATGAATCTCCTTGACCGGAACAAGGCCATCCTCGCCTACTTCGTCGGTAGATTACTCGCAGGCGTTGATCCCTAG